A part of Verrucomicrobiota bacterium genomic DNA contains:
- a CDS encoding FkbM family methyltransferase: protein MMQTILYKSAERIRALCNYKLPNIFYRLPNRMGQFLGSGVTEVLPGTKMVLNLNDRLQHTLFVNALKYESEIQSLIARTVKNGKSLFLDIGANAGYMSYVALNSCPTTIVYAFEPNPILVEQIARGIEINKYSSFKVFQMALGEQDSQIELNIHPMNAGWATLNLGDELNNEEWEKCIVPLKKLDDVITQEEISRLPIDQIVIKMDIEGNEVKALKGMSELLRNEKLKLIIAEIYQKRLEAAGNTQDELFTLLQSNGFVVYADSEFKNEVSLPYKSNSPWNAYFQRK from the coding sequence CAATTACAAGCTTCCTAATATATTCTATAGGCTTCCGAATCGCATGGGCCAGTTTCTCGGTTCCGGAGTGACTGAAGTGTTGCCCGGAACAAAAATGGTGCTAAACCTCAATGACCGATTGCAACACACGCTGTTTGTAAATGCACTTAAATATGAATCAGAGATCCAATCCCTTATTGCAAGAACCGTAAAAAATGGGAAAAGTTTGTTTTTAGATATCGGGGCGAATGCTGGATACATGAGTTATGTAGCCTTAAATTCATGTCCAACTACCATTGTCTACGCCTTTGAACCAAATCCCATTTTAGTTGAACAGATCGCGAGGGGGATAGAAATTAACAAGTACTCGTCATTTAAAGTCTTTCAGATGGCGTTGGGAGAGCAAGATAGTCAAATTGAGCTAAACATTCATCCCATGAATGCTGGATGGGCAACCCTCAATCTTGGAGATGAACTCAACAATGAGGAGTGGGAAAAATGTATTGTTCCTCTAAAAAAGCTGGATGATGTGATAACCCAAGAGGAAATCTCGAGACTACCAATCGACCAAATTGTCATAAAGATGGATATTGAAGGAAACGAAGTCAAAGCATTGAAAGGAATGTCCGAACTGCTTCGCAATGAGAAACTAAAACTAATCATTGCTGAAATCTATCAGAAAAGGCTTGAGGCGGCTGGAAATACTCAAGATGAATTATTCACGTTGCTGCAATCGAACGGCTTTGTGGTCTATGCAGATAGTGAATTCAAAAATGAAGTTTCTCTTCCATATAAAAGTAATTCACCATGGAATGCGTATTTTCAGAGAAAATAA
- a CDS encoding class I SAM-dependent methyltransferase, with product MKSPILLVWLKSATDGLFRGITGVDYCRFREWPLAEGAMNLEDGMEVLDVGSGDASFFPLLLALKRDIRLTVLDYSDTMVVLKNRFDQIISKRLTKTHPSYINADARKTPFPKNSFDRISCVSTIEHIPEFGDIESIREFERILKPGGRLVVTVPMTANARDEYKMNHVYERTADGGPVFFQRIYDFQSLENRILSDTKLRCVNKRFLIEPRRQYFWEQDCPREHRSDFTLLHTAPIQSRLSRALMLWRSMYYIREVGEKVARQCSSKLIAGIVVLEK from the coding sequence ATGAAGTCTCCTATATTATTAGTGTGGCTTAAGTCTGCTACAGATGGATTGTTTAGGGGGATTACAGGAGTCGACTATTGTCGATTCCGTGAGTGGCCCCTCGCCGAAGGCGCAATGAATTTGGAAGACGGAATGGAGGTTTTGGACGTGGGATCCGGGGATGCCTCATTTTTTCCTCTACTATTAGCATTAAAAAGGGATATTAGACTTACTGTTCTTGATTATTCTGATACTATGGTTGTTTTAAAGAATAGATTTGATCAAATAATTTCAAAAAGACTTACCAAAACGCATCCATCTTACATAAATGCCGATGCCAGAAAAACTCCTTTTCCCAAGAATTCTTTTGATCGAATTAGCTGCGTTTCAACAATTGAACACATTCCTGAATTCGGCGACATCGAATCCATACGAGAATTCGAACGCATTTTGAAACCTGGAGGAAGGCTTGTAGTGACAGTTCCGATGACTGCTAATGCTAGAGATGAATATAAAATGAATCATGTCTACGAAAGGACCGCCGATGGTGGTCCTGTTTTCTTTCAGAGGATCTATGATTTTCAATCATTAGAGAATCGTATCCTTTCCGATACAAAACTACGCTGCGTTAATAAAAGATTTCTTATCGAACCGCGAAGACAATATTTCTGGGAGCAGGATTGTCCTCGTGAACACCGAAGCGATTTTACGCTACTCCATACCGCTCCGATACAGTCTCGCTTATCACGGGCCTTGATGTTGTGGCGGTCTATGTATTATATCCGTGAGGTTGGGGAAAAAGTAGCCCGGCAATGTTCTTCCAAACTGATTGCTGGCATTGTTGTTCTTGAGAAATAG